The sequence below is a genomic window from Aspergillus nidulans FGSC A4 chromosome V.
ACAAGACAACAAGGTAATCTTGCAGCTGTTTTCAAGCACGGGAATATTCTAGATCCTTCCTATGATTTTCTGTACTCTAAGTACGCAATGACAGATTAGCTCGTGGAGCGATGCGCAACTGACAAGCATCAAAAAGACCATGAAATTAGAGACTGGGTACAGCAGGAGATGAAAACAGACTCACatatcctctttctcttgcaGTTATGTCTACTTGATGGCTGCAATGGGAGTTGGACCGGGCCCATATGTTGGAGCATGtatttctcttcctttgGCTTCTTTGGTTATTCAAGTCTGTAGCATTCATTCTCCCTGATAATTCCTTGCTTGAATCGACTGAGTTTTGAATAAAGACATTGCGTGACCTTCCatatatacagccctaatcACTGTCGTTACCTGACAACGGAAACTTTTCAAGCACCTGCACATCCCCCTTGATCTCAAACTTAGCTGTCGGGTACTCATCGTTGACGTCCACAAGCAGTGTATACTCTCCTGGGTACAGTACCACCCTGCCATCCTCAGTCGCCCTCGTCAGCGGCGCAACGGTAACCTCGACGTCTACTTTTCTTGTCTCCCCAGGCTTGATTAAACTGGCCCTACTGTACCCGACCAGCGTCTTGATCGGCGCAGGCTGAGCCCCGAGCTCAGGAGCGCTGGCGAACACCAGCGCAACATAGTCAGAAGCGACGTCTCCCGTATTGGTGACTGCGAGGGAGAATGTATCGACAATGTTCGAGCTGGGATTTTTGCCCCTGGCAAGGGTGGCAGCATCGTACGGCCCAAATGCCTTCTTCGCCCACGAGACATTGAATGTCGTATAATGCAGTCCGAACCCGAATGGCAGGACCGCGTCTTCGTACCATCTATATGTGCGGCCGGGATTATCTGTTCCAGGTTGCAGGTTCATATCTGTCATCGGAACCTCGTCGACATAGCTCTTGGGATACTGCGTGATCGGTAGTCGACCGGCGGGCGCTGCTTTACCGGTCAGGACATCAAAGACCCCTGCGCCACCGGCCTGGCTGGGATACCCGGCCCAGACAATCGCACCGACGCCGGCAGATGCCAGCAGCGCTGAGTCGTCAACTTGGCCGCCGCCGAACTGCACGACCGTCAGCGGTCTTCCCAGCTCGGCGAGTTCCAGAATGAGTTCCTCCTGGTTCCCGGGCCAGTCGATGCGTGTTCGATCAAGCGACTCCTCCTCGACGGTGTTGTCGATCCCGCCAAAGAAGATCAGGGCGTCGGCCTCTGCAGCTATTGCGAGGGCATCATCGAATCCGTCTGTGCTTGTCGAATTCACCTCTGTCCCTGGCGCGGTGAGAACGTTGTAGCCGAGTCTCTCTGCTGCCTCGATCATGGTCGGGATGTGCTTGGCCGGGCCCGCATAAttgctctgcagctcggTGGTGAAATTGATAAAGGGCCCAATAAGTGCCAGTGTGCCGTTCGCCTTCAGTGGAAGGGTCCAGTCgatattcttcagcagcacgGTGCCCTGGATCGCGACAGTCTTTGCGAGCTCCTCCGCCTCGCTCGTCGCTACATCGTCCCAGCCCAGGGACCGCAGCGGTTGACCCTCGGCCGGATCAAAGTACCCCAGCTGTACGAGACTCGTATATAGTCTCGTCAACGCCGCGTCCAGCGTCTCATTGCTGATCAAGCCCTGCCTTTCCGCCTCCCCCAGGTAGCTTGGAAGCCAGGTCCCACAGTCCAGGTCCACGCCGGCATTCAGCGCCGCAGCCGCGGCTTCAGGTCCACTCTCAACGTAGTGGTGGTACGTCTGGATGCGCTCAACAGCACCACAATCACCGGTCACCCAGTGTCCTGGACCCTCCCATCCCCAGTGCTCACGCAGCACTGTCTGGAGGAGATATCGATCCGCACATGCGGGAACCCCATTGAGGGCATTATAACTGCACATGAACGCGCCGACGCTTGCGTCAACGGCGCAGGTCTTGAAAGGCGGAAGATAGTACTCGAGAAGATCGACAGCGGACACCTTTGCGTCGAACTCGAACCGGCTGACTCCGCCCCATTCTTCCAGATCATATGCCGCGAGATGCTTGCACGTAGCAACGACCTTCGGCTTCTCGGGATCGTCGCCCTGCAAGCCGCCCACAAACTCTTTGACATAGCGCGAGCAGTGCAGCGGGTCTTCACCGGGTGTTTCCTGCCCGCGACCCCATCTTGGATCTTTAAATGGATTTACATTCGGCGTCCAGTAATCGATCCCTGCGTGGTCGGAGTTCGAAAACGCCCGCGCCTCAGTAGAGATTATCTCAGCGACTCTCCTGATGAGCGCATCGTTGAACGCGGCACCGAGCACAATGGGTGCTGGGAAGGATGTCGCGTAGCTAAAATCACCAGACTCTTCGAAACTCACGCCGTGTTTTTCAGCGACTCCGTGCAGGGCTTCGTTCCACCAGTTGTACGCAGGGAGACCTAAGCGGgagcttccagctgcttcgTGGCCCGTGTTGTTGATTTTCTCTTCGAGTGTCAGGGCAGAGACAAGGGATTTTGCTCGTTCGAGAGGGGACAGGCTGGTATCGCATATGGGAAGTTCAGAGAGAGGGCCCGTTGTGCAGTCCGGGTAGTTGGACTGACACAGGGCGGGGatgaagagagaggagagtaAGGCAAGGTTCCAGGATTTGAATACGGCCATATCTATGGCTTTCCGATTCCTCTGTGAGGATTACTTTAGTTGCTAGCATGTCTGGCTGTGGCGGGTATTTATGCACCGCATCGTCGGTTACAGTCACATCGGCTGAATAGTCAATGAGCTACCTACAAACAGGCTATACTAAGAAATAGGAGCTCCAATTCGCGCTGATGACGAGATTCCAACCTTGTCAAGCAAGATATCAGGCTATTACCCCGCCGGATCTCCAGGGGCAGGTGGGGTTGGGGTAGAATAAGTGTACTGTTTGATCCGCTCTGGGTAAACTCCGGCTACTCATAAGTCCATAGGTAGGCCGAGGTTTCAGTAACTGCAGTGTATAAGTAGATAGCGGCCAAGGCAGCCACAGGGACCGCCGCATAACATAAGGTATACGGGAATGCTGATCATATGCAGGGCAATATAGATATTCCTCCAATGAGCATGTCCTGGGCGTACTGCAGTATTCGCACCTTTATCGAGTATTGATGTAGCATGGTCAATACTTGAATATAAATCATTAGTGTTCGGTTACGCTGGGAAATTCTTAAGACGCATAATGTATTCCGACTTACTTGGTAGTTGGGATGGAGTCGTGGGCAAAAGTTTCTTGGGAGCAACTGATCAAATAACTTGGGTTTACTCTGTAATACTGCTCTGCGCGGACGATTACAAGACCAGCTACCAGCGAGCTGGGAATTTGACAAGTGTCGAGGTAGGGTATGTACCCATCCACAGTGGTACTCTCTTGTAGTGTTAAGCTTGTTGCAGTGCAAGGTCA
It includes:
- the bxlB gene encoding protein bxlB (transcript_id=CADANIAT00002874), producing the protein MAVFKSWNLALLSSLFIPALCQSNYPDCTTGPLSELPICDTSLSPLERAKSLVSALTLEEKINNTGHEAAGSSRLGLPAYNWWNEALHGVAEKHGVSFEESGDFSYATSFPAPIVLGAAFNDALIRRVAEIISTEARAFSNSDHAGIDYWTPNVNPFKDPRWGRGQETPGEDPLHCSRYVKEFVGGLQGDDPEKPKVVATCKHLAAYDLEEWGGVSRFEFDAKVSAVDLLEYYLPPFKTCAVDASVGAFMCSYNALNGVPACADRYLLQTVLREHWGWEGPGHWVTGDCGAVERIQTYHHYVESGPEAAAAALNAGVDLDCGTWLPSYLGEAERQGLISNETLDAALTRLYTSLVQLGYFDPAEGQPLRSLGWDDVATSEAEELAKTVAIQGTVLLKNIDWTLPLKANGTLALIGPFINFTTELQSNYAGPAKHIPTMIEAAERLGYNVLTAPGTEVNSTSTDGFDDALAIAAEADALIFFGGIDNTVEEESLDRTRIDWPGNQEELILELAELGRPLTVVQFGGGQVDDSALLASAGVGAIVWAGYPSQAGGAGVFDVLTGKAAPAGRLPITQYPKSYVDEVPMTDMNLQPGTDNPGRTYRWYEDAVLPFGFGLHYTTFNVSWAKKAFGPYDAATLARGKNPSSNIVDTFSLAVTNTGDVASDYVALVFASAPELGAQPAPIKTLVGYSRASLIKPGETRKVDVEVTVAPLTRATEDGRVVLYPGEYTLLVDVNDEYPTAKFEIKGDVQVLEKFPLSGNDSD